Genomic DNA from Edaphobacter lichenicola:
GTTCGCCATCGCCCGGTCGTCGGTGATATTGGCCATCAGGTCCATCTCATCGCCACTGGCATCCAACACCGTCGCCGGATCTTCCCTGCGGCTCTTTCGCCTTCTCAACTGATCCAGGCAAAGGTTTGTGACAATCCGGTAAAGCCATGTATAAAAGCTGCACTCGAACCGGAAGTTCCCCAGGTGGCGATAAGCCTTGATGAAGGCCTCCTGGTGGACGTCCTGCGCATCCTGCTCATTGCCGAGCATATGCAGCGCCAGCCGAAGCACAGACTGGTCATATCGCCGCACCAGAGCGTCGAACGCCGTTCGCTGGCCCTTCTGCGCCTCGCGAATCAGCTCGTCGTCTTCGGTTCGCTGCTGTGCCCGCGCATCCAGCTGCGCCTGCGTCAGCTTGCCGCCGTTCCTAGTTCCTGGTTGAGCCGCTGCCTTTGCCATCGCTGGCAACGATTCTACCGCTGTTGCCCCTAATAATCCCGCGGCAAACGGGCTGACGTGCCGTTTTCGGAGCCCCACAGCGAGCGGAGAAGACAACTCCCCGCCAGGATTCAACCTAGCAACCTCTGCATTCATCGTTCTGACTCCGGAGTCAGGAAATCGAACTACACCCCAATAGACCCCCAAACTTGCAAAAGGTGAGCATCCAGAGCTACCACAAAAGGGGCAGCCCAAACCATCCCATAACACTCGTCGGTAGTGGGTAACTTCGAAACTTGACCACTAACCGCTCGTCATCTCGACCGCAAGCCGCCCACTTGGCGCGCCGCAGGGGTAGCTGTTACTTCACCCAACCGGAATAACATCGTCATCTCGACCCTGAGCGAAGTCGAACGGGCGGCGCACTTTGCCGCCGCAGTGGAGAGACCCCCGCATTTCGTTTGCCTGTCTCAGCCGTGTTCCAGCCATCTCAATCCATCGACCCGCCCCATCGACCCCCGCCTAAGTCACGTGAGCCCCACCATCCGGTAAACTCACCCAATGCCTCCCCGTCCGACCGCCGCGCCAAGCCTCTT
This window encodes:
- a CDS encoding RNA polymerase sigma factor codes for the protein MNAEVARLNPGGELSSPLAVGLRKRHVSPFAAGLLGATAVESLPAMAKAAAQPGTRNGGKLTQAQLDARAQQRTEDDELIREAQKGQRTAFDALVRRYDQSVLRLALHMLGNEQDAQDVHQEAFIKAYRHLGNFRFECSFYTWLYRIVTNLCLDQLRRRKSRREDPATVLDASGDEMDLMANITDDRAMANPGRELDRKVMSERIGEALNKLTPRERTVFELKHYQGLKLRTIGEMLSTTEETAKNTLFRATRKLRANLAELR